A stretch of DNA from Thermodesulfobacteriota bacterium:
GGTAAAAGCACTAGATAAAGTTCAAACAGCCCAAGGAGAGGTCTGGTTTAAAAAGCCGGGTAAGATGAGATGGAACTACAACACTCCTAACATGGACCAAATAGTCTCTGATGGAAAGACCCTGTGGTTTTATGACGAAGAAGAAAAGCAAGTCATAGAAACTCCACTTAACCAAGTCTCTGAGACTGAGTCTACGACAACACTTCTTTCTGGTCTAGGTAATCTGCAAGAGCTTTTTAAAGCAAGTTTCTCAACTTCTGAAAATCTAGATGCAAACGGTAGTTATTTGCTTGACCTTGTTCCGAAAAATGATGAAGAATACAATAAAGTTACTATATC
This window harbors:
- the lolA gene encoding outer membrane lipoprotein chaperone LolA; this encodes MVKIILPIFMFLFALSMQAHAEDLDSVLNKVQKKYDQINSFHAVFIQESEVKALDKVQTAQGEVWFKKPGKMRWNYNTPNMDQIVSDGKTLWFYDEEEKQVIETPLNQVSETESTTTLLSGLGNLQELFKASFSTSENLDANGSYLLDLVPKNDEEYNKVTISVGKQDMMVNTIYLYDAFGNLTTMKLEDVKLDSDVSDSLFVFKAPEGTEVVKPPSLQ